AGGCGCGACTGGTGGGCCCGCGTTTCGAGGAGGAGCGCCGGGTACCCGCGCACGCGCTGAACGACTCCGTCGCCGAGTTCCGCCGCTTCGGCAACCTGTTCGAGATCGTGTCCGCCGAGTACTGGCGCGAGAACCACGGCTACCGCCAGCCGGCGCAGATCGTGCAGTGGGCCGAGGAGTACCTGTCCGATCCCGTCGGACGCGTGCACATGGAAAAGCTCGCCGAGATTCGCGCACGCGCAGCCGGTACCGAAACCAGCCTCGAGGAAGCGGCACTGGACCTGCTCGGCGGATCCCACGACGTCGTCGTCGCCCGGCGTCACGTCGTCGAGGGCGCGACCACGGATGCCGAGCTGGCATCGTCGGGAACGCTGAGCCCCGACGAGCATGCAGCCTACGTCGCCTTCACCGTGCAGGCGCTGGCGGAGATCCAGGCGGCGCAGCCGCACGCCGGGTACGTCAGCGTCTTCCAGAACTGGCTGCGGCCGGCGGGCGCCTCCTTCGAGCACCTCCACAAGCAGCTCGTCGCGATCGACGACCACGGCCCGCAGGTCGATCACGAGCTGCGCCTGCTCTCGCACGACCGCGGCCTGTATCAGCACGAGATCGCCGATCTGGCCGTGTCCGAAGGACTCGTCGTCGCAGCGACGGACGGCGCCGTCGCTTTCGCCGGCGTCGGTCACCGTTACCCGGCGTTCGAGATCTTCTCGACGTCGGCCGCGAACCTGCCCCAGGAGCACACGGATGCCGAGCGGCGCGCCGTCTCCGACCTGCTGCACGCGCTGCACGCCGCGACGGGCGTGCACGTGCCGACCAACGAGGAGTGGCACTACCGGCCGCCCGGCGCGCCGTGGCCCATGCCCTGGCGGGTGGTGCTCAAGTGGCGCATCTCCACTCCCGCCGGCTTCGAGGGCGGCACGAAGATCTACGTCAACACGATCGATCCGTGGGAGCTGCGCCGGCGCACCGTCGCCGGACTGCAGGAGCTGCGCGAGGCGGGACGGCTGGCCGACGGCATCCGCATCGGCGATGAGTGCACACCGGCAGATGCCGTCCTGCGTTACGCGGAGGGTTCGTGAGCCTGCCGTTCGAGATGCTTCGACGCGCACCCGACGTCGAAGGCGAGGGGCTCGGTGCGGTGGATGCCGCCGACCGCCTGATCCTCGACGAGTCGGCCGCTCTGCGCGCCGGAGCCGGGGCCGGTCAGATCGCCGTCATCGGTGACGCGTACGGAGCCCTCGCCCTCGGTGCGGCTCACGACGGCGCCGCCGGGGTGCGCGCGCACCAGGACGCCCTCCTGGGCGAACGGGCACTGCACGCCAACGCCGCCGCGCTGGGGCTGGCCGAGCAGGTCTCCTCCGGCCCGCTGAACGCGGCTCTCGTCACCGGCGCGCGCGTCGTGCTGATGCGCCTGCCGCGCTCGTTGGACGCCCTGCGCGATATCGCCGGACTGATCGCGGCGCATGCGGCATCCGACGTCGTCGTGGTGGCCGGGGGTCGCATCAAGCACATGAGCGTCGCGATGAACGAGGTGCTGCGCGCGTTCTTCACCACGGTCGATGTGACTCACGCCCGCCAGAAGTCTCGAGTGCTGATCGCCCGGGACCCGCACGACGGCCGCGACCCGATGCCCGCGGCGTCGCGCGTCGACGAGCTGGAGCTGCGCGCCTTCGGCGGGGCCTTCGCGGGCGCACGCCTGGACATCGGCACCCGGGCACTGCTGGCGGCACTCGACGCCGCGCCGCACGCTCCCGGCGGCGGCAGCAGCGAGGACCCCTGGATCGATCTCGCCTGCGGCACCGGCATCGTGGGCGCCTGGCTCGCGCGGCGGCATCCGTTCGCGTATGTATACGCCAGCGATCAGTCGGCCGCGGCGGTCGCGTCGGCGAAGGCGACCGTGGCCGCGAACGCACTGGGCGATCGCGTGCACGTCGCGCGCGCCGATGGGCTGGAGGAGCGCCCGGATGCGAGCGCGTCGTTCATCGCCCTGAATCCCCCGTTCCATTCCGGTGCCGCGCTGACCACCACGATCGCGGAGCGTCTGTTCGCCGACGCCGCACGGGTGCTCGCGCCCGGCGGCGAGCTGTGGTGCGTGTGGAACTCACCACTGCGGTACCGCGGCACGCTCGAGCGCGTCGTGGGGCCGACGCGTCAGGTCTCCCGCGATCCGAAGTTCACGGTGACCGTGTCGACGACGCGGTGAGCCGGCGCCGCCGCACCTCGCGCCGTGCGCTCAGACGATGCCGGCGCGGATGCCGTCGAGAGAGTCGGCGACCTTCGGCAGGCGCTGGGCGAGCGCACCGTCGAGCTCGAAGAGGCGCTCGCGGGCATCCTGCAGCACGCGCGCACCCTTGGGGGTGACGTGGAGGTCGCTGGCGGCGCCGGCATGGGCGGTGGCGTCCTGCACGAGACCGTCGTCGACGAGCGTGCGCACGGCGGTGTGGGCGGACTGCACGGTGATGTGGGAGCGGCGGGCCAGCTCGGAGAACGAGATGCCGGGCTCGGCGTAGATGTGACCGAGGAGACCGAACTTGCGGGTGCTGATGCCGAGGTCTTTGAGGATCGTCGCCAGCTGCTCCTCCCACATCGCCGAGACGGCGAGCAGCGCGATGACCGGGCTGAAGCGGGGACCGTCCTGAGTCATGCGGTCCATGCTATCCATGCGCTGTGCGCACAGCGGGTCGCCGTCCCGTGACTTTTCCCGGTCGGTCGCCGCGGGAGCCGTCTTGCCCCGCGCACTCAGCCCTTGGCGCCGCCCGGAGGGCCGAGGATCAGCAGCACGGCGAAGACACCGACGACGGCGACGAGGATGCCGACGAACAGCAGCCACGGGCGGCGCAGGAACCAGGCAAGCGGCCCGTCGTACCAGCGCGCATCCGCTGCATCGGCGTCGGCCTCCACGCGCCACGCGCCCGCGAGCAACCCGCGGCGGTGCACCCAGAGCTCGACCGGAATGGTGGCGTAGGGCACGATCGCCGAGATCAGGGCGACGACCGTCGGCCCCGCCGGCCACCGATTGTTGAGGGCCACCAGCACGACCGCGGCGCCATAGGAGAGGAACACGAAGCCGTGGATGCCGCCGCCGATCGTGACCGCGGGCGCCCACCCGGTCGTCGCCCGGACGATGAGCCCCGCGATGAGCAGCGTCCACGACACCGCCTCGGCGAACGCGAGGGTGCGAAACAGTGACAGTGGAGTGCGGAGCATTCCTTCAACATAACTGAAGGAAATCCCTCGGCCTGGGCGCGTCCTGTGAGAGGACCATCCCCGGACGACCGATTCCGTAGGGTGAGGGCCATGACCCGTGCACTTCCGGTGGCGCTCGCCGCTCTCACGACGACGGCGATACTGGGGGCGTGCGCGCCGCTGGTACCGGTGTGTCCCGCCATCGGCTTCGTCAACCCCGGCCCCGTCACGATCGAGGTCGCCCCCGCCCTGACCGTCGGTGACCTCGCAGCCTGTTTCGGCGGCGGTTGCATCCCGGCGGCCCTCCCCCTCGACGGCGACGGCCGCGGAGAGCTGCCGCTGGACCCGCCGTACGTCGGCGACACGAGCATCGTCAGCATCGAGCCCGGCACGACGGTGCGCGTGGTGATCACCGATCGCTCAGGTGTCGTCACACGGGATCTGCAGGTCGAGATCCCCTACACATCCGAGGGCGGCTCCTGCCCGGGACCGGTGACCTTCGGGCCCGTCGTGATCTCCTGACCGGCTCGCGCGAGCATGATGCTCAGGGGGGTGCGGAGACGATGACGCCCCCGGACCGGCTCATCGAGCACAGTCCGGGGGCGTCGCGGCATCCGTCTGACGACGTCGGTCAGATCAGAAGTCCCAGTCGTCGTCCTCGGTCGCGACGGCCTTGCCGATGACGTACGACGAGCCCGACCCGCTGAAGAAGTCGTGGTTCTCGTCGGCGTTCGGCGACAGGGCCGACAGGATCGCCGGGTTCACGTTGGTCAGCTGCGACGGGAACATCGCCTCGTAGCCGAGGTTCATCAGCGCCTTGTTGGCGTTGTAGTGCAAGAACTTCTTGACGTCCTCGGTCAGCCCGATGCCGTCGTAGAGGTCCTGCGTGTACTGCACCTCGTTGTCGTACAGCTCGTAGAGCAGCGAGAACGTGTAGTCCTTGATCTCGTCGCGCTCGGGCTGCGTGAGCTTCTCGAGACCCTTCTGGAACTTGTAGCCGATGTAGTAGCCGTGCACGGCCTCGTCGCGGATGATGAGGCGGATGATGTCGGCCGTGTTCGTGAGCTTGGCCTTGCTCGACCAGTACAGCGGCAGGTAGAAGCCCGAGTAGAACAGGAACGACTCCAGCAGGGTCGAGGCGACCTTGCGCTTGAGGGGCTCGTCGCCACGGTAATAGTCCATGACGATGTGGGCCTTCTTCTGAAGGTTCGGGTTCTCCACCGACCACCGGAACGCGTCGTCGATCTCAGGCGTGGAGCACAGCGTCGAGAAGATCGACGAGTAGCTCTTCGCGTGAACCGACTCCATGAACGCGATGTTCGTGTACACGGCTTCTTCGTGCGGCGTGATCGCGTCGGGGATGAGCGACACCGCCCCCACGGTGCCCTGGATGGTGTCCAGGAGCGTGAGTCCGGTGAACACCCGCATCGTGGTGGTCTGCTCGTCGGGGGTGAGCGTCGCCCACGACTGGATGTCGTTGGACAGCGGCACCTTCTCGGGCAGCCAGAAGTTGTTCACGAGGCGGTTCCACACCTCGAGGTCCTTGTCGTCCTGGATGCGGTTCCAGTTGATCGCCTGGACGTGGTCGATGAGCTTGAGCGGCTCGGACGGGGTCATGTCGTCATTCCTTCGAACGGTCGTGGAGCGAGCGTCACAGCATGCAGGAGACGCACTCGGACAGGTTCGTGCCCTCGAGCGCCATCTGACGAAGACGGATGTAGTAGATCGTCTTGATGCCCTTGCGCCATGCGTAGATCTGCGCCTTGTTGATGTCGCGGGTGGTGGCGGTGTCCTTGAAGAACAGCGTCAGCGACAGGCCCTGGTCGACGTGCTGGGTGGCGGCCGCGTAGGTGTCGATGACCTTCTCGTAGCCGATCTCGTACGCGTCCTGGTAGTACTCCAGGTTGTCGTTCGTCATGAACGGCGCCGGGTAGTAGACGCGGCCGATCTTGCCTTCCTTGCGGATCTCGATCTTCGACGCGATCGGGTGGATCGAGCTCGTCGAGTTGTTGATGTACGAGATCGATCCGGTCGGGGGCACCGCCTGCAGGTTCTGGTTGTAGATGCCGTGCGCCTGGATCGACGCCTTCAGCTCGCGCCAGTCGTCCTGGGTGGGGATGTGGATGCCGGCGAACAGCTCGGCCACGCGATCCGTCTGCGGCACCCACTCCCGCTCGAGGTACTT
The DNA window shown above is from Microbacterium laevaniformans and carries:
- a CDS encoding DUF4921 family protein, yielding MSDGAPRAIRRLPDGTVKQIGPLTDTRVWTVPGRANRPLTEPREDVHRLGPGEDRRLCAFCVDRYLETTPEKARLVGPRFEEERRVPAHALNDSVAEFRRFGNLFEIVSAEYWRENHGYRQPAQIVQWAEEYLSDPVGRVHMEKLAEIRARAAGTETSLEEAALDLLGGSHDVVVARRHVVEGATTDAELASSGTLSPDEHAAYVAFTVQALAEIQAAQPHAGYVSVFQNWLRPAGASFEHLHKQLVAIDDHGPQVDHELRLLSHDRGLYQHEIADLAVSEGLVVAATDGAVAFAGVGHRYPAFEIFSTSAANLPQEHTDAERRAVSDLLHALHAATGVHVPTNEEWHYRPPGAPWPMPWRVVLKWRISTPAGFEGGTKIYVNTIDPWELRRRTVAGLQELREAGRLADGIRIGDECTPADAVLRYAEGS
- a CDS encoding MarR family winged helix-turn-helix transcriptional regulator: MTQDGPRFSPVIALLAVSAMWEEQLATILKDLGISTRKFGLLGHIYAEPGISFSELARRSHITVQSAHTAVRTLVDDGLVQDATAHAGAASDLHVTPKGARVLQDARERLFELDGALAQRLPKVADSLDGIRAGIV
- the nrdF gene encoding class 1b ribonucleoside-diphosphate reductase subunit beta translates to MTPSEPLKLIDHVQAINWNRIQDDKDLEVWNRLVNNFWLPEKVPLSNDIQSWATLTPDEQTTTMRVFTGLTLLDTIQGTVGAVSLIPDAITPHEEAVYTNIAFMESVHAKSYSSIFSTLCSTPEIDDAFRWSVENPNLQKKAHIVMDYYRGDEPLKRKVASTLLESFLFYSGFYLPLYWSSKAKLTNTADIIRLIIRDEAVHGYYIGYKFQKGLEKLTQPERDEIKDYTFSLLYELYDNEVQYTQDLYDGIGLTEDVKKFLHYNANKALMNLGYEAMFPSQLTNVNPAILSALSPNADENHDFFSGSGSSYVIGKAVATEDDDWDF
- a CDS encoding class I SAM-dependent methyltransferase translates to MSLPFEMLRRAPDVEGEGLGAVDAADRLILDESAALRAGAGAGQIAVIGDAYGALALGAAHDGAAGVRAHQDALLGERALHANAAALGLAEQVSSGPLNAALVTGARVVLMRLPRSLDALRDIAGLIAAHAASDVVVVAGGRIKHMSVAMNEVLRAFFTTVDVTHARQKSRVLIARDPHDGRDPMPAASRVDELELRAFGGAFAGARLDIGTRALLAALDAAPHAPGGGSSEDPWIDLACGTGIVGAWLARRHPFAYVYASDQSAAAVASAKATVAANALGDRVHVARADGLEERPDASASFIALNPPFHSGAALTTTIAERLFADAARVLAPGGELWCVWNSPLRYRGTLERVVGPTRQVSRDPKFTVTVSTTR
- a CDS encoding DUF3817 domain-containing protein; this encodes MLRTPLSLFRTLAFAEAVSWTLLIAGLIVRATTGWAPAVTIGGGIHGFVFLSYGAAVVLVALNNRWPAGPTVVALISAIVPYATIPVELWVHRRGLLAGAWRVEADADAADARWYDGPLAWFLRRPWLLFVGILVAVVGVFAVLLILGPPGGAKG